The Desulfurispora thermophila DSM 16022 genome contains a region encoding:
- the dapG gene encoding aspartate kinase, which produces MRFIVQKFGGTSLVTQQLREQVAGRAIAAKEEGYMPVMVVSAIGRRGDPFATDTLLDFARQANRELTGRELDLLMACGEIISGVVMAGTLQKMGHPAIFLTGAQAGIITDNNFNDARILKVKPENILKHAREGKIVVVAGFQGVTEDGEITTLGRGGSDTTAAALGVALSAGFVDIYTDVEGIMSVDPRIVSDARPMEMVTYDEICQLAHEGAKVVHPRAVEIVMQKNIPLRVRSTFSDSPGTLVTSTGEVYRGTIDITRDRTITGITHIPDLVQFKINVDAGAEGLKQKRRLFKALALAGISLDFINVYPEQIVFTVKQDTAEKAQQVLETTGFTPEVTPGCAKVAAVGAGMTGVPGVMAGIVEALTREDIQILQSNDSHTTIWVLVKREDMEKAVRAIYRRFIGK; this is translated from the coding sequence ATGCGGTTCATTGTACAGAAATTCGGTGGTACTTCTCTGGTGACGCAACAGCTGCGGGAGCAGGTGGCCGGCCGGGCCATAGCGGCCAAAGAGGAGGGCTACATGCCCGTGATGGTGGTTTCGGCCATCGGCCGGCGGGGTGACCCCTTTGCTACGGATACGCTGCTGGATTTTGCCCGGCAGGCCAACCGGGAATTAACAGGCCGGGAGCTGGACCTGCTCATGGCCTGCGGTGAGATTATTTCCGGGGTGGTGATGGCCGGTACGCTGCAAAAAATGGGTCACCCGGCCATATTTCTCACCGGTGCCCAGGCCGGGATCATCACGGACAACAACTTCAATGATGCCCGTATTTTGAAAGTGAAGCCGGAAAATATTCTGAAGCACGCCCGGGAGGGCAAGATTGTCGTGGTGGCCGGTTTCCAGGGCGTTACCGAGGACGGGGAAATTACCACGCTGGGCCGGGGCGGTAGCGACACAACGGCGGCAGCCCTGGGAGTGGCTTTGAGCGCCGGATTTGTGGACATTTACACCGATGTGGAAGGGATCATGTCGGTGGATCCGCGCATCGTGTCCGATGCCCGGCCCATGGAAATGGTCACCTACGATGAGATCTGCCAGCTGGCCCACGAGGGGGCCAAGGTGGTACACCCCCGGGCGGTGGAAATAGTCATGCAAAAAAACATTCCCCTGCGGGTGCGCTCCACGTTCAGCGACTCGCCCGGCACACTGGTGACCAGCACCGGGGAGGTCTACCGGGGCACCATAGATATAACCCGGGACCGGACCATTACCGGGATTACCCATATCCCCGACCTGGTGCAGTTTAAAATTAATGTGGACGCCGGAGCGGAGGGCCTGAAACAAAAGCGCCGCCTTTTCAAGGCGCTGGCCCTGGCCGGGATCAGCCTGGATTTCATCAATGTTTACCCGGAGCAAATAGTTTTCACCGTCAAGCAGGACACGGCGGAAAAAGCCCAGCAGGTGCTGGAGACCACCGGCTTCACTCCCGAGGTGACGCCGGGCTGTGCCAAAGTAGCGGCCGTGGGTGCCGGTATGACCGGAGTGCCCGGTGTGATGGCCGGCATTGTGGAAGCCCTGACGCGGGAGGATATTCAAATATTGCAGTCCAACGATTCGCACACCACCATCTGGGTGCTGGTGAAACGGGAAGACATGGAAAAGGCCGTGCGGGCCATTTACCGCCGTTTTATAGGGAAGTAG